A part of Motacilla alba alba isolate MOTALB_02 unplaced genomic scaffold, Motacilla_alba_V1.0_pri HiC_scaffold_31, whole genome shotgun sequence genomic DNA contains:
- the LOC119696491 gene encoding serine/threonine-protein kinase pim-1-like isoform X2, which translates to MPPARPRPRAGLPRPRPRPRPRASRRGLASVRLWPCWRWRCWAGISAWGWGGIAALWLRLARARPRPRRRVQSRPRARPRPRPRPRPRPRPRLLPGPAEDTGGAAAAAASAAASPARAPPLGSAAAGPEPPLSRVRERRPGDGRRGALEGRSGAGAGPGPSADSRVPPAGKAQRGLKEQYRLGSLLGRGGFGSVFAATRLSDGAPVAIKRVPRKRVQHWGELPDGTSAPLEIVLLAKVSTGFSGVVQLLEWREFPNDIVMVLERPERCQDLHHFIRARGFLSEEVARELFRQVLEAVRHCTSCGVLHRDIKPANILVDLATGQAKLIDFGCGTYLQETAYIHFAGTRSYSPPEWTHFGWYYGKPATIWSLGIVLHQMVCGEHPFMWGQKISWDQQLSLPQRLSPGNRWESLGPALSTSSMAWARE; encoded by the exons atgcccccggcccgcccccggccccgggcggggctgccccggccccggccccggccccggccccgggcgtCCCGCCGCGGTCTCGCCTCCGTGCGGCTCTGGCCGTGCTGGCGGTGGCGCTGCTGGGCGGGCAtcagtgcctggggctggggcggcaTCGCCGCCCTTTGGCTCCGCCTggcccgagcccggccccggccccgacGCAGGGTCCAGTCCCGaccccgagcccggccccggccccggccccggccccggccccggccccggccccggctcctcccggggcCCGCGGAGGACACAGGCggcgcggccgctgccgccgcctccgctGCGGCTTCCCCGGCCCGAGCTCCGCCGctcggcagcgcggccgccggccccgagccGCCGCTGTCCCGTGTCAGGGAGCGAAGGCCTGGCGATGGCCGGCGCGGGGCGCTTGAGGGGCGCTCGGGGGCCGGTGCTGGCCCCGGGCCGAGCGCTGACAGCCGCGTCCCGCCCGCAGGGAAGGCGCAGCGGGGCCTGAAGGAGCAGTACCGGCTGGGCTCGCTGCTGGGGCGCGGCGGCTTCGGCAGCGTCTTCGCGGCCACGCGGCTCTCGGACGGCGCCCCg GTGGCCATCAAAAGGGTGCCACGGAAGCGCGTGCAGCACTGGGGCGAGCTG CCCGACGGCACCAGCGCACCGCTGGAGAtcgtgctgctggccaaggtgtCCACTGGCTTCTCCGGGGTCgtccagctgctggagtggcGTGAGTTCCCCAACGACATCGTGATGGTGCTGGAGCGCCCGGAGCGGTGTCAGGACCTGCATCATTTCATTCGGGCACGGGGCTTCCTGTCCGAGGAGGTGGCGCGGGAGCTGTTCcgccaggtgctggaggccgTGCGGCACTGCACCAGCTGCGGGGTCCTGCACCGTGACATCAAACCAGCCAACATCCTGGTTGACCTGGCCACCGGGCAGGCCAAACTGATTGACTTTGGCTGTGGCACCTACCTGCAAGAAACAGCCTACATTCACTTTGCAG GAACACGCTCCTACAGCCCCCCGGAATGGACCCACTTTGGCTGGTACTACGGCAAGCCAGCTACCATCTGGAGCCTGGGCATCGTGCTGCACCAGATGGTCTGCGGGGAGCACCCTTTCATGTGGGGCCAGAAGATCAGCTGGGACCAGCAGCTCTCGCTGCCACAACGGCTCTCTCCAG
- the LOC119696491 gene encoding serine/threonine-protein kinase pim-2-like isoform X1, producing MPPARPRPRAGLPRPRPRPRPRASRRGLASVRLWPCWRWRCWAGISAWGWGGIAALWLRLARARPRPRRRVQSRPRARPRPRPRPRPRPRPRLLPGPAEDTGGAAAAAASAAASPARAPPLGSAAAGPEPPLSRVRERRPGDGRRGALEGRSGAGAGPGPSADSRVPPAGKAQRGLKEQYRLGSLLGRGGFGSVFAATRLSDGAPVAIKRVPRKRVQHWGELPDGTSAPLEIVLLAKVSTGFSGVVQLLEWREFPNDIVMVLERPERCQDLHHFIRARGFLSEEVARELFRQVLEAVRHCTSCGVLHRDIKPANILVDLATGQAKLIDFGCGTYLQETAYIHFAGEPTQGCAPGAGISWPNISQPKLGVAAGILPFAALHGTEISAKLLLSRVGWGGSFQPCWQPLPTTLPRTGPGAGAASRTKTAVGGDSREGWLEPVPQPVWCAGEKGP from the exons atgcccccggcccgcccccggccccgggcggggctgccccggccccggccccggccccggccccgggcgtCCCGCCGCGGTCTCGCCTCCGTGCGGCTCTGGCCGTGCTGGCGGTGGCGCTGCTGGGCGGGCAtcagtgcctggggctggggcggcaTCGCCGCCCTTTGGCTCCGCCTggcccgagcccggccccggccccgacGCAGGGTCCAGTCCCGaccccgagcccggccccggccccggccccggccccggccccggccccggccccggctcctcccggggcCCGCGGAGGACACAGGCggcgcggccgctgccgccgcctccgctGCGGCTTCCCCGGCCCGAGCTCCGCCGctcggcagcgcggccgccggccccgagccGCCGCTGTCCCGTGTCAGGGAGCGAAGGCCTGGCGATGGCCGGCGCGGGGCGCTTGAGGGGCGCTCGGGGGCCGGTGCTGGCCCCGGGCCGAGCGCTGACAGCCGCGTCCCGCCCGCAGGGAAGGCGCAGCGGGGCCTGAAGGAGCAGTACCGGCTGGGCTCGCTGCTGGGGCGCGGCGGCTTCGGCAGCGTCTTCGCGGCCACGCGGCTCTCGGACGGCGCCCCg GTGGCCATCAAAAGGGTGCCACGGAAGCGCGTGCAGCACTGGGGCGAGCTG CCCGACGGCACCAGCGCACCGCTGGAGAtcgtgctgctggccaaggtgtCCACTGGCTTCTCCGGGGTCgtccagctgctggagtggcGTGAGTTCCCCAACGACATCGTGATGGTGCTGGAGCGCCCGGAGCGGTGTCAGGACCTGCATCATTTCATTCGGGCACGGGGCTTCCTGTCCGAGGAGGTGGCGCGGGAGCTGTTCcgccaggtgctggaggccgTGCGGCACTGCACCAGCTGCGGGGTCCTGCACCGTGACATCAAACCAGCCAACATCCTGGTTGACCTGGCCACCGGGCAGGCCAAACTGATTGACTTTGGCTGTGGCACCTACCTGCAAGAAACAGCCTACATTCACTTTGCAGGTGAGCCCACGCAGGGGTGTGCTCCTGGTGCCGGCATCTCATGGCCCAACATCTCACAGCCCAAGCTGggtgtggcagcagggattCTCCCTTTTGCTGCCCTTCATGGCACTGAGATCTCAGCCAAGTTGCTTTTGAGCAGGGTTGGGTGGGGAGgcagcttccagccctgctggcagcctttgCCCACCACTCTGCCCAGGACTgggcctggggctggagcagccagccgGACAAAAACAGCCGTGGGTGGGGATAGCAGAGAGGGGTGGTTGGAACCTGTGCCCCAGCCAGTTTGGTGTGCAGGTGAGAAAGGGCCTTGA